A region of Lycium barbarum isolate Lr01 chromosome 3, ASM1917538v2, whole genome shotgun sequence DNA encodes the following proteins:
- the LOC132631545 gene encoding uncharacterized protein LOC132631545 — protein MSSITTVIRHSGFWNEQNCFVNYKLDAVVFKDYCSYGDLVETIAIQLGVDISRKPISIKYAVEGDNMPMEIRNNMGVRVYVELKRENRGFEAYPLCVSITDNDLENFVSGESAVGDDMFQLEFNDYMYATDVVDSYDLDASDCAKAVVLFENNDDLIISNKEHKDVFVDQIYKDKDTLKNVMANYAIRKRFNFRTERSNAISYTLVCCSTDCHWKFRASSIANSEMFRVRSFHDEHTCPLKDKVYSQRQATSWLIGVSVVKPKIANHKRKYTPGDIVDGVKNEYGVDVSYMTAWKAREKAMNELRGEPTESYKKLPGYVYILDKTYPGSHVRMHKSQQNEFLYLFIALKAFIKGFECCRPIVVVDDSHLKTTYNSTFVSASTLDGAGNILPLAYGVIDSENDKSWTWFFEQFKQAYGNRDNMCVVSDRHESIIKAVSRVYPIVPHLACIWHLWKNVITKYKSNGEVLSLVFYALAKAYTRAEFDKMIKKIEKVDFRVKEYLEDAGREKWARLYSPVNRGWTMTSNIAECINGKLVEPSTEYVYTVNDEARRFIIDLKKKTCSCRMFQMDEIPCPHAWVVLKSKSLMPDEYCSDLFKPKTVIKTYDVPVDSLPDESEWNIPKHICDEVVLPPRYKRPP, from the exons ATGTCAAGCATAACAACAGTGATCAGACACTCCGGTTTTTGGAATGAACAGAATTGCTTTGTTAATTACAAACTAGACGCAGTTGTCTTCAAAGATTATTGTTCATACGGTGATTTGGTTGAAACTATAGCAATTCAGTTAGGTGTTGATATTAGCAGGAAACCGATATCAATAAAATATGCTGTTGAAGGAGACAATATGCCAATGGAAATACGCAACAATATGGGAGTAAGGGTGTATGTTGAGCTTAAGAGAGAAAACAGGGGATTTGAAGCATATCCGTTGTGCGTTAGCATAACTGATAATGATCTTGAGAATTTTGTGTCCGGCGAATCTGCAGTTGGAGACGATATGTTTCAACTTGAATTTAATGATTATATGTATGCTACGGACGTAGTTGATTCATATGATTTGGATGCGTCGGATTGTGCTAAGGCTGTTGTTTTATTTGAAAACAACGATGACTTGATTATTTCGAACAAGGAACATAAGGATGTTTTTGTTGATCAAATCTACAAAGATAAGGACACTCTGAAGAATGTTATGGCGAATTATGCAATTCGCAAAAGATTCAATTTCAGGACAGAGAGGTCGAATGCCATAAG TTACACTCTGGTATGTTGTTCAACTGATTGTCATTGGAAATTCAGAGCTTCAAGTATTGCGAACTCTGAAATGTTCAGAGTGAGATCTTTTCATGACGAACATACTTGTCCATTGAAGGACAAAGTGTATTCCCAAAGGCAAGCAACAAGTTGGTTGATTGGTGTGTCAGTTGTTAAGCCAAAAATAGCAAATCACAAGAGGAAATATACACCTGGTGATATAGTAGACGGCGTAAAAAATGAGTATGGCGTTGATGTTTCTTATATGACAGCCTGGAAGGCTAGAGAAAAGGCAATGAATGAATTAAGAGGGGAACCAACAGAATCATACAAGAAGTTACCGGGATATGTGTACATATTGGATAAAACATACCCTGGATCACATGTGAGAATgcacaaatcacaacaaaacgAGTTCTTGTATTTGTTTATAGCACTTAAAGCGTTCATAAAAGGCttcgagtgttgtagaccaatagttgtaGTAGATGATTCCCATCTTAAAACTACATATAACAGTACTTTTGTATCAGCCAGCACGTTGGATGGTGCAG GTAATATTCTACCATTGGCATATGGTGTGATAGATTCAGAGAACGATAAGTCTTGGACCTGGTTCTTTGAGCAGTTCAAACAAGCTTATGGGAATAGGGATAACATGTGTGTTGTATCAGACAGACATGAGAGCATCATTAAGGCGGTGAGTAGAGTGTATCCAATTGTGCCACATTTGGCGTGCATATGGCATTTATGGAAAAATGTGATCACGAAATACAAGTCGAATGGTGAAGTATTGAGTCTTGTATTCTATGCACTTgcaaaagcatacacacgggCTGAGTTTGATAAGATGATTAAGAAGATTGAGAAGGTTGATTTTCGGGTAAAAGAGTACTTGGAGGATGCAGGAAGGGAAAAGTGGGCTCGACTGTATTCACCCGTTAACAGAGGATGGACAATGACCTCAAATATAGccgaatgtattaatggaaaattg GTTGAACCATCAACTGAATATGTGTATACCGTAAATGATGAGGCAAGGCGATTCATAATTGATCTTAAAAAGAAAACATGTAGTTGTCGGATGTTCCAAATGGATGAGATACCATGTCCACATGCATGGGTTGTATTGAAGAGTAAAAGTCTTATGCCTGATGAATATTGCTCAGACCTATTCAAACCAAAGACAGTGATTAAGACGTATGATGTGCCTGTGGATTCTCTGCCTGACGAGAGTGAGTGGAATATTCCCAAACACATATGCGATGAAGTTGTTTTGCCACCAAGATACAAGAGACCCCCGTGA